In the Arachis ipaensis cultivar K30076 chromosome B04, Araip1.1, whole genome shotgun sequence genome, ACTCAGTCAATCtataagactcacataatcacaaaaaatatatttttgcatTAATATCGACTTATAAAAATTCTTGATAATAAAATGAGTTTAAGAAAAGCGCTCCTACCTCATTAGTTGAAACCCAGAATTAAATGCGACAAaccctttttattttataattcgCATCACCAACAGTAACTTTGATAGATTCCTGATAATATCAACAGTGTTGATGGCCACAACGGTAACTAAATTGATGTGGATTATAATGAAAGTGAAAACGAATATTAGATATAACTAGAGCAGATAATCGTGGCAAAACAAGGCAAAATAAGTTCATTCTCACCACAAGAACATACCAAAAGATATAACAGTAGCTCCAATGGCGATTAGAAACTCCAACGGCAACTGTAGCAACAACTCTAGTAATTAGGATAACGGTGACAACATCAACAACCATAAAAACTATATGATCTACAACAGCAACAGCCACAGCAGAACTAAACAAAACTTACTCTAAGCAGGGGAAACAAGGCAGTGGTGCCGCCGACTTTTTTTGGAAAGAAGAACGGCAACATATTTCTGGCAGTCCAGCAACAGTGGTGTCAATAAGGACTGGCTCCAACAGCCACATGCAACTCGGCGACGGCCCTCCATCATCGGCAACGGTGGCTTCACGCAGCTTCCCTGGTTGTGACGGTTGTAACAACGGCTTTGGGTGGCATTTCCGGCGATGGCAGCGACGTTCTCGATGACGTGCATGGCAGGGACAACTTGGATGCGACAAGGATAGAGCACAACGACAATGGCTCCTCACTGCAGTGATGGAAGGTTCAGTGGCTCCCTTCGATGGTGttctgatgcatgagcatcttaagCACTTTTCATTGGATTTTATTATAGAAAAGTTATGACTTCTGCTTGATAATTATctgattttaatgctattctATTAGTACTTTGATTTTTTTGGTTTCATAATTCTTGTAGAGAAATGTTAGGAAAAGAGAAGCAAAACAACAAGGAGGAACCAAGAACTAAAGACAAGTGGAAAGAGAATTTCATGCAGTTCCAGCGGCAATAGAAAGCCAACTTCCagaacgatatataatagttcatacttttttcTGGCATCACGGTGCTAAACGCTATGACATTGGCGTGTAGCTCACTTTCCACTTTTCCCCCAACCCTAATCCCCTAACGGCTAACCCTCTCCGCCACCACCTCACCTCACTCTGTCACAGTGTCACTCACCCAGCCATCGCCGCCAGCTGCCCGCCGTCGTCTTCTTCGTCTCACCGCCGGTCTGAACTCCGAAGTCTGAAGGTGAAGGAACTAAGGAAGTAGGAACAGCCGAACAGGATAGACCTGCGGCTATCTCTCATCGCCGGCTCCGTCGCCCTTGCTGTTGCCGCGCCGTCGGCCTCGCCGTTGCCGCGCTCTTCTGCTCTGTCAAACAGGTTAGCTCCAGTTCTCCTCTTAGTCTGTTCTGCACTTCTTGCTGTTACAGTGTTATGACTTATGAATAATGTTGTTCACTTGTTCTGCACTTCTCCTCTGTTCTCCAGCAACCTTAAACTGTACTTCTCCTATGTTATTCTATTCtgtgttaaaaacttaaaatttttgggaTGAATATGCTTGTTGAAAGCTTGAATCTATGAAATATGAATTATGTTGTTTTGTTGATTTGTTTTGTGTTGAATATGCTTGTTGAAAACGTGAAAACTTGTTTTGTTGATTTGTTCTGGGATGGATATGCTTGTGACTAATGCTTGAAACCGAGGTGTTGAATATGCTTGTTGAATATGAATAATGTTAATCTAATGTTGTTCTGTTATGAATATGCTTGTGCTGTGAATATTTAAGATTGCTGTGAATAATGTAACTATTTAAGATTGCTGTGAATTTAACTATTTAAGCCCTTAAGGTTGCTGTCTTGTTGAATAGGGAATAGGAATTAAGGAATTTAGGATTGCTATTGTTTTATACTTTTGTTGTTTTGCTACTCCATAATCCATATTCTTTTAGAATGGCTTCTGCGAATATACCATCAGAAACACCATCTTCGCAAGAACAAGGATCAACTCCTGATGCATCAATCGGAACccaaaaaaacaataatagagcAAAAACCGATCCTGCATGGGGTCATTGTAAACAAGTTGTGGAGTCTGGAAAAACAATTCTGCTATGCATATATTGTGAGAAGCTTATTAGGGGTGGAGGAATTCATCGGTTTAAGCTTCATTTGGCTGGAAAAGGAGGAGATATTGAGTCTTGTCGAAAGGTGCCAGCTGCAGTGAGACACCAATTCCATCAAAGCATTGAAGAGCTtcgaagcaagaaaagaaaaactcaagaacaataTGCAGAAAGTTATAATGCTTGTGATGATGTTGAAAGAGAATTTGACGAGATCGAACGTAATGAgatgcaacaacaacaaaaatccaGGGTTCTAGCACCAATCTTtagaaaaggaaaacaagtcAAAGGTTTACAATCCTATTTTCCATCGGCAACAACACCCGGAGCTCAACCAACTATCAAAAGCGTTCTTCAAAGCAAAGAAATAGTGGAGAAGTGTGATATTGCTATTGCAAAATGGATGATGGATGCCTCTGTTCCATTTAATGCGGTTAATTCAGCTTATTATCAACCAATGATTGATGCTATTGCAAGCATGGGTGCAGGGTATAAAGGGCCAAATTATCCAAGAGTCCGTGGGTATTTGTTGAGTAAATTAGTTGAGGATGTGAGGAAAATGATTGATGGTTATCGTGAGATTTGGAAGCAAACTGGATGCACTATTATGGCCGATGGATGGACTGATCGTTGTAGGCGtactttgattaattttttagtttattgtCCTAAAGGAACTGTTTTTCTAAAGTCAGTTGATGCTTCTAATGTCTCAAAAACTGCTGAAACTTTGTTTAAGTTGTTTAGGGATGTTGTATTGTTTGTTGGTCCTAAGAATGTTGTGCATATTGTAACGGACAATGCTGCAAACTATGTTGCTGCGGAAAGGTTGTTGGAGGCTGAGTTTCCTAAATTGTATTGGTCCCCTTGTGTAGCTCGTTGTGTTAATCTGATGTTTCAAGATATTGGGAAGTAGCAAGAAGTGAGTCAAACTATGTCACAAGCTTCAATGATCACTAAGTATATCTATAATCATTGCTATCCACTGTTCTTGATGAGAAAGTTTACAGGTGGGCAGGAAATACTTCGTCCAGCTCCAACTCGGTTTGCTACTAATTTCATTGCTTTGCAAAGTATTTTAGCTCAAAAGGATCCTTTGAGAGCTATGGTGACCTCTAAAGAATGGACAAGCTCAGCTTACTCCAAAGAAGCCAAAGCTAAGAAATTTGTGGATCAAGTCTTGGATTCTAAATTTTGGAGTCAATGCACTGATATTGTTAAGCTTACTGAGCCACTTGTTCGTGTTTTACGTATTGTGGATAGTGAAGACAGAGTTGCCATGGGTTTTCTTTATTCAGCTTATCATAAGGCTAGAGAAGAAATAGTGAAGAGGTTTCAGAAAGAAAGAGGGTTGTTGATCCTTATTTGAAGATTTTAGATACCCGTTGGGATACACAGCTTAAGAAAAATCTTCATGCCACTGGTTATTGGTTAAATCCAGCTTTTTGATTTAATGCTGAAGAATTTGAaaagcacaaacaaacaatttCTGGCTTGTTGGATGTCATTGAGAAATATGCTTATGATGATCCTGTACTGAATTCTAAGCTGACAAGTGAGAAGAGGATCTTTAAGAATGCTGAGCAAGATTTTAGAAGACCCTCTGCAATACGTGAACGAACCACTGTTATGCCAGGTGAATTTCTTCATAAATTTGGTCTTTCACGATTGTGATGTATTTATTATGTGATATTTATGATTGTGAtaaattatttatctattttttatgTTAAGATCAATGGTGGGAATCTTATGGTAGTGGAGCACCAAATTTGCAAAAGTTGGCTATTCGTGTTTTAAGCCAAACTTGTAGCTTTTCAGGTTGTGAGCGTAACTGGAGTATTTTTGAACATATTCACTCAAAGAAGAGGAATCGGTTAGAGCATCAAAAACTTAATGATCTTGTTTATGTTCATTACAACTTAAGGTTACAACAAGGTACTTTCTCGATTGTTTTAAGTTGAAAGAATTATTTTAAAATCTTAATCATCACATGAGTAACGAAATATATTGATAACATAGGAACCAAATGAGAAACCAAGTTTATGATCCAATTTGTCTTGATGCATTTGAGGATCATTCGGAATGGATACTGAAAGATTCACCACCATTTTTAACTCCTGAAGAAGTTGATGCTTTACGAAATGATCTTGCAAATATGTCTCTTCAATCACCTTTAGATGATTTAGGTATGcttttatttattatgaattatgatcAACTATGATTTTCGTATGCCTTATAAcatgttttatattatttttatcttgATTTGTGAAACATTATCTATAATGCTAGATCAATTGGATTTGGAAGATGATCAGGATGATGGAGCTAATAATTCTATGGAAAATGCAaatcaaaatgaaactaatcaggATGTAGCCCCACATTTGTCAGATGAAGAGCAACTTGCCGACTTCGAAATCACTCCTtggatttagtttatgaattgttATCCTTATTGTGTTTAATTAAGATACTAATGTACTAGTACTAACTAATTTCATGTTTATCTTTGTATTGGTTATATTTAGACTTTGAAACTTGGTTGTTTTTAAAATGTTGGTGAAGAACTAAAGAtatgtattttgaatttattaagtttatgactatttttagtattttatattttttatttacgtgaaATCGGTTTTACCGGTTCAACCAGCAgtttatcggttgaaccaataaaccagtgaaccagtaaccTGAcgggttcgatcaccggttcggttcttacaactatgactatgaggattttaattttctgcactatgggcaactaaacctccattattaaggttaggagctctgtttactttgatggattaataattatttgttcCTCTACTCTTGATTGATGCATTATTTATGTTTAAGAGTTGGTTTCATTCTTCATTCTAGGATTTAGTGTGTATTAGAAAATAACTCTAATAAGAGTACACGTACTAATAAGACACGAAACAATGTGGCCGTATCACATTTGTACACGTGGTGTGTAACAGCCTTATCTCATTTACAATGCAAACGAGATACATATACTCTtatttcatttacactgtaaacgagataacaGTGGGCGAGACCTATATATATGTATTTCATCCATAACGCCTCTTTTTCCTTATCACATTCATTTCTTCAACTTTTTCCCACTTTATCCTTTTCTAATCAAATTTTCGAGTTACTACGAGATTATGGCGCGCGTTGATGAACACAATGTGGACAACTGAACGTGACATGGCACATTGCTGGGGCAGTCGACTTTGAGGTTGGTGTTGTTTTTTGTTTTAATGTTTATGTTAAAATACATAC is a window encoding:
- the LOC107636550 gene encoding uncharacterized protein LOC107636550, with the translated sequence MAPHCSDGREMLGKEKQNNKEEPRTKDKWKENFMQFQRIDLRLSLIAGSVALAVAAPSASPLPRSSALSNRMASANIPSETPSSQEQGSTPDASIGTQKNNNRAKTDPAWGHCKQVVESGKTILLCIYCEKLIRGGGIHRFKLHLAGKGGDIESCRKVPAAVRHQFHQSIEELRSKKRKTQEQYAESYNACDDVEREFDEIERNEMQQQQKSRVLAPIFRKGKQVKGLQSYFPSATTPGAQPTIKSVLQSKEIVEKCDIAIAKWMMDASVPFNAVNSAYYQPMIDAIASMGAGYKGPNYPRVRGYLLSKLVEDVRKMIDGYREIWKQTGCTIMADGWTDRCRRTLINFLVYCPKGTVFLKSVDASNVSKTAETLFKLFRDVVLFVGPKNVVHIVTDNAANYVAAERLLEAEFPKLYWSPCVARCVNLMFQDIGK
- the LOC110271511 gene encoding uncharacterized protein LOC110271511, with the protein product MSQASMITKYIYNHCYPLFLMRKFTGGQEILRPAPTRFATNFIALQSILAQKDPLRAMVTSKEWTSSAYSKEAKAKKFVDQVLDSKFWSQCTDIVKLTEPLVRVLRIVDSEDRVAMEFEKHKQTISGLLDVIEKYAYDDPVLNSKLTSEKRIFKNAEQDFRRPSAIRERTTVMPDQWWESYGSGAPNLQKLAIRVLSQTCSFSGCERNWSIFEHIHSKKRNRLEHQKLNDLVYVHYNLRNQMRNQVYDPICLDAFEDHSEWILKDSPPFLTPEEVDALRNDLANMSLQSPLDDLDQLDLEDDQDDGANNSMENANQNETNQDVAPHLSDEEQLADFEITPWI